A region of Lycium barbarum isolate Lr01 chromosome 1, ASM1917538v2, whole genome shotgun sequence DNA encodes the following proteins:
- the LOC132616146 gene encoding ornithine decarboxylase-like, with amino-acid sequence MAIFDWSEYATSTGSNFDGASSAEIEYVLSLGASPDRIIFANPCKPEPDIIFAAKVGVNITFYSKDEVVKIKKLLPKCELVLRTQEDGKARCPMGLKYGALSEEVEALLRVS; translated from the exons ATGGCGATATTTGATTGGTCAGAATATGCCACTT CCACGGGCTCCAACTTTGACGGTGCTAGCAGTGCTGAAATTGAGTATGTTCTCTCCCTTGGTGCCTCACCTGACAGAATTATCTTTGCCAATCCATGCAAGCCAGAACCCGACATCATCTTTGCTGCTAAG GTTGGTGTAAACATAACATTCTACTCTAAGGACGAGGTCGTGAAGATCAAGAAGCTTCTTCCAAAATGTGAGTTAGTGCTACGAACACAAGAGGACGGCAAGGCTAGGTGTCCGATGGGATTAAAATATGGTGCACTATCAGAAGAAGTTGAGGCTTTACTTCGTGTCAGCTGA